Proteins from one Cervus canadensis isolate Bull #8, Minnesota chromosome 25, ASM1932006v1, whole genome shotgun sequence genomic window:
- the TAC3 gene encoding tachykinin-3 isoform X2, giving the protein MRSALLFAVILALSSARSLGAVCEESQEQVVPGGGLSKDSNLYQLPPSLLRRLYDSRVVSLDGLLKMLSKASVGPKESPLPQKRDMHDFFVGLMGKRNLQADTPVDINRENIPSFGTFKYPRSVD; this is encoded by the exons ATGCGGAGCGCCCTGCTGTTTGCAGTCATCCTGGCCCTCAGCTCGGCTCGCAGTCTTGGTGCGGTCTGTGAGGAGTCCCAGGAGCAGGTGGTGCCCGGTGGGGGTCTCAGCAAG GACTCAAATCTCTACCAGCTGCCCCCATCATTGCTCCGGAGACTCTATGATAGCCGCGTGGTCTCCCTGGATGGATTGCTCAAGATGCTGAGCAAGGCCAGCGTAG GTCCGAAGGAGTCGCCACTTCCCCAGAAGC GTGACATGCATGACTTCTTTGTGGGTCTCATGGGCAAAAGGAACCTCCAGGCAG ACACTCCTGTTGATATAAACCGAGAAAACATCCCCAGCTTTGGCACCTTCAAGTACCCCCGCAGTGTGGATTGA
- the ZBTB39 gene encoding zinc finger and BTB domain-containing protein 39, which yields MGMRIKLQSTNHPNNLLKELNKCRLSETMCDVTIVVGSRSFPAHKAVLACAAGYFQNLFLNTGLDAARTYVVDFITPANFEKILSFVYTSELFTDLINVGVIYEVAERLGMEDLLQACHSTFPDLESTAVAKPLSSTSENHSGTPSCSSAEHPHPLGELRGGGEHFGPDRNYVLPSDAGGSYKEEERNVTSDTNHSLQPLPPKSEDHDAPAPFTSVPSVGGQPVLGTVSTGMQTSTSSCQPYKVQSNGDFGKNSFFTPDSAVDITTGTNSCLSNSDHSKDPSFGQMDELQLEDLGDDDLQFEDPTEEIGTAEEVIELSDDSEDELTFGESENRENKAMPCQVCKKVLEPNIQLIRQHARDHVDLLTGNCKVCETHFQDRNSRVTHVLSHIGIFLFSCDMCETKFFTQWQLTLHRRDGIFENNTIVHPNDPLPGKLGLFAGAVSAELKCAACGKALAKDFHVVRGHILDHLNLKGQACSVCDQRHLNLCSLMWHTLAHLGISVFSCSVCANSFVDWHLLEKHMAVHQSLEDALFHCHLCSQSFKSEAAYRYHVSQHKCNSGLDPRPGFGLQNPALQKRKLPAEEFLSEELALQGQPGNSKYSCKVCGKRFAHTSEFNYHRRIHTGEKPYQCKVCHKFFRGRSTIKCHLKTHAGALMYRCTVCGHYSSTLNLMSKHVGVHKGSLPPDFTIEQTFMYIIHSKEADKNPDS from the coding sequence ATGGGCATGAGGATCAAACTGCAAAGCACCAACCACCCCAACAACCTGCTGAAAGAACTCAACAAGTGCCGGCTCTCGGAGACCATGTGCGATGTCACCATCGTGGTGGGGAGCCGTTCCTTCCCGGCCCACAAAGCTGTGCTGGCCTGCGCGGCTGGCTACTTCCAGAACCTCTTCCTCAACACTGGGCTTGATGCTGCCAGGACCTACGTGGTGGACTTCATCACCCCTGCCAACTTCGAGAAGATTCTGAGCTTTGTCTACACGTCGGAACTGTTCACGGACCTGATCAACGTCGGGGTCATCTATGAGGTAGCGGAGCGTCTGGGTATGGAGGATCTCCTCCAGGCCTGTCACTCCACCTTTCCTGACCTGGAGAGCACTGCTGTGGCCAAGCCCCTGAGCAGCACCAGCGAGAACCACTCTGGTACCCCGAGTTGTAGCTCAGCAGAACACCCCCATCCCCTTGGAGAACTCCGGGGTGGCGGGGAGCACTTTGGTCCTGATAGAAACTATGTGTTACCTAGTGATGCTGGAGGAAGCTataaagaggaggagagaaatgtTACCAGTGACACTAACCACAGCCTGCAGCCCCTGCCACCAAAGTCAGAAGACCACGATGCCCCTGCTCCATTCACATCCGTCCCCAGCGTGGGGGGCCAGCCAGTCCTGGGCACTGTCAGTACCGGCATGCAAACCAGCACCAGCTCCTGCCAGCCGTACAAAGTCCAGAGCAACGGAGACTTCGGTAAGAACAGCTTCTTCACCCCTGACAGTGCAGTAGACATCACCACTGGGACCAACTCCTGTCTGAGCAACAGCGACCATTCCAAAGACCCAAGCTTTGGGCAGATGGATGAGCTCCAACTGGAGGACCTGGGGGATGACGACCTGCAGTTTGAAGACCCCACCGAGGAGATTGGCACAGCTGAGGAGGTGATTGAGTTGAGTGACGACAGTGAGGATGAGCTAACTTTTGGAGAGAGTGAAAACCGAGAGAATAAGGCCATGCCCTGCCAGGTATGCAAGAAGGTTCTAGAGCCCAACATTCAACTGATCCGACAGCATGCTCGGGACCACGTGGACCTGCTGACTGGCAACTGCAAGGTCTGTGAGACCCATTTCCAGGACCGGAACTCCCGGGTCACCCATGTTCTCTCCCACATCGGGATTTTCCTCTTCTCCTGCGACATGTGTGAAACTAAGTTCTTTACCCAGTGGCAACTGACCCTCCACCGACGGGATGGAATATTTGAGAACAACACCATTGTCCACCCCAACGACCCCTTGCCTGGGAAGCTGGGTCTCTTTGCAGGGGCGGTCTCTGCAGAGCTGAAATGTGCTGCCTGTGGGAAGGCACTGGCCAAAGATTTCCACGTGGTCCGGGGCCATATCCTTGACCACCTGAACCTGAAGGGCCAGGCCTGCAGCGTCTGTGACCAGCGCCACCTCAACCTCTGCAGCCTCATGTGGCACACACTTGCCCACCTAGGCATCTCTGTCTTCTCTTGCTCTGTGTGTGCAAACAGCTTTGTGGACTggcatctcctggagaagcacaTGGCTGTGCACCAAAGCCTGGAAGACGCCCTCTTCCACTGCCACTTGTGCAGCCAGAGCTTCAAGTCGGAGGCTGCCTATCGCTACCACGTCAGCCAGCACAAGTGCAACAGTGGCCTTGACCCACGGCCTGGCTTTGGGCTCCAGAACCCAGCTCTCCAGAAGCGGAAGCTGCCAGCAGAGGAGTTCCTGAGCGAGGAGCTGGCGCTGCAGGGTCAACCTGGGAACAGCAAGTATAGCTGCAAGGTGTGTGGCAAAAGGTTTGCCCACACGAGTGAGTTCAACTACCATCGGCGGAtccacacgggcgagaagccgTACCAGTGCAAGGTGTGCCACAAGTTCTTCCGCGGCCGCTCGACCATCAAGTGCCACCTGAAGACGCACGCGGGGGCGCTCATGTACCGCTGCACGGTCTGCGGCCACTACAGCTCCACGCTCAACCTCATGAGCAAGCACGTCGGCGTGCACAAAGGCAGCCTCCCCCCTGACTTCACCATCGAGCAGACCTTCATGTACATCATCCATTCCAAAGAAGCGGACAAGAATCCGGACAGCTGA
- the TAC3 gene encoding tachykinin-3 isoform X1, translated as MRSALLFAVILALSSARSLGAVCEESQEQVVPGGGLSKKDSNLYQLPPSLLRRLYDSRVVSLDGLLKMLSKASVGPKESPLPQKRDMHDFFVGLMGKRNLQADTPVDINRENIPSFGTFKYPRSVD; from the exons ATGCGGAGCGCCCTGCTGTTTGCAGTCATCCTGGCCCTCAGCTCGGCTCGCAGTCTTGGTGCGGTCTGTGAGGAGTCCCAGGAGCAGGTGGTGCCCGGTGGGGGTCTCAGCAAG AAGGACTCAAATCTCTACCAGCTGCCCCCATCATTGCTCCGGAGACTCTATGATAGCCGCGTGGTCTCCCTGGATGGATTGCTCAAGATGCTGAGCAAGGCCAGCGTAG GTCCGAAGGAGTCGCCACTTCCCCAGAAGC GTGACATGCATGACTTCTTTGTGGGTCTCATGGGCAAAAGGAACCTCCAGGCAG ACACTCCTGTTGATATAAACCGAGAAAACATCCCCAGCTTTGGCACCTTCAAGTACCCCCGCAGTGTGGATTGA